The following is a genomic window from Bacillus sp. FJAT-52991.
ACCGCTTCCCGACCGTTGCGCGTATATTTTGCGGTTAACGACAATCCTTTTTCAGTAATCGTCATTTGAGCCTTTTCGGCCGCTTTTTTGGCAATTTCAATGATGTCCTTGTTGCTTAGTTCACTGAAGAAGATTTCTTGACAACGTGATCGAATCGCCGCTGGAATTTCTTCGGGTCTTTTCGTCGTCGCGCCGATTAAGCGGAAATCAGCTGGCATTCCCTTTTGAAAAATATCATGGATATGTTTTGGGATGGTATCATTTTCTTCGCTATAATATATACTTTCAAGCCAGACTTTACGATCCTCAAGCACCTTTAATAGCTTGTTCATTTGAATGGAATGCAATTCACCAATTTCATCTAAAAAGAGGACGCCCCCATGCGCATTGCTCACCGCTCCTTTTTTCGGTTGAGGAATACCCGCTTGTCCTAGAGCACCTGCCCCTTGATAAATAGGGTCATGCACGGAACCAATTAAAGGATCGGCTATCCCTCTTTCATCAAAACGGGCAGTTGTCGCATCTAGCTCCACAAAGACCGACTCATCGTTAAACGGCGATTTCGGACTTTTTTTCGCTTCTTCTAACACTAATCGTGCAGCCGCTGTTTTCCCAACACCTGGTGGCCCATACACAATAACATGCTGTGGATGAGAGCCACAAATAGCTGCTCTCAATGCTTTTATACCGTCTTCTTGCCCAATCACATCAGCAAAGCTTGCTGGTCTAATTTTTTCAGCTAAAGGCTTCGTTAAGGAAATCGACCTCATTTTCGCTAAAGCTTCCATCTCTTTTTTTGATTCCCGATCAACGGTCACTTTACTTGCGTGCTGCTTTTTAAGCAAAGTTAAAAAATAAAAACTAATAATCACTCCAAACATAAACTGTCCTACAATGGCAACTGTCGTCCAATCCATTTGACACCCTCCTACACTGAAAAATTATTCGAATCTAATTTTTCAGTATCTCCAGTTCGGGTGCAGATCATCCATTTTTCCTATAAAAGAACATGAAAAAGGACAGGTCATAAAAACTGAACTGTCCTTTTCATTATGTCGAAAGCCTACATGTCGCTAAACGACCGTTTCCGCTTTTCGAATGTCTAGCTCCGCCTCCTTGGGGCTCGAATCAGATGTCAGCCCGACTTCATGGCAAAGAGCGCCATTTTGCCGGTCCGTCATCTGCTTATCGCCCCAGGGCAGTCGGCTCCGCTTTTCTATTTACGCTGGTGTTTTTGTGTTTTGGTCGATGTCTTGGCCGTCTTCACCTAGTAATTTCGGTGAAGCTCCATCAGTAACGGTTTCTTTTGTGATCACACATGTTTTCACGTCTTCACGTGATGGTAAGTCATACATGACATCTAGCATAATGCTTTCGATAATGGAACGAAGTCCGCGAGCACCTGTTTTTCGCTCGATCGCTTTTTTAGAAATTTCACGAAGGGCTTCTTCTTCAAATACTAAGTCTACATCATCAATTTCAAGCATTTTTTGATATTGTTTCACTAATGCGTTTTTCGGCTTTGTTAAAATTTCAACTAAAGCTTCCTCATCTAGTTGCTCCAAGCTTGCAAT
Proteins encoded in this region:
- the lonB gene encoding ATP-dependent protease LonB, whose amino-acid sequence is MDWTTVAIVGQFMFGVIISFYFLTLLKKQHASKVTVDRESKKEMEALAKMRSISLTKPLAEKIRPASFADVIGQEDGIKALRAAICGSHPQHVIVYGPPGVGKTAAARLVLEEAKKSPKSPFNDESVFVELDATTARFDERGIADPLIGSVHDPIYQGAGALGQAGIPQPKKGAVSNAHGGVLFLDEIGELHSIQMNKLLKVLEDRKVWLESIYYSEENDTIPKHIHDIFQKGMPADFRLIGATTKRPEEIPAAIRSRCQEIFFSELSNKDIIEIAKKAAEKAQMTITEKGLSLTAKYTRNGREAVNLIQMAAGLAIMDGRNDIRDEEVEWVVYSSRLSPKWMPSIPEKATIGVVNGLAVTGPTSGALLEIEAMVIPTTSHGSVTVSGIVEEETFNQPAKSMRRKSMAKGSAENAWTVLKALGVPVDQFDIKINFPGGMPIDGPSAGAAMAVAIYSAIYRHPIDHTVAITGEISLSGKIKPVGGVRQKVLAAKEAGAKKVLIPHENDVLDLKNMEGVEVIPVIHLKDTFIHFFDKQAEIQGNPHSEAL